Within Capra hircus breed San Clemente chromosome 7, ASM170441v1, whole genome shotgun sequence, the genomic segment agcacaccaggcctgcctgtccatcaccaactcccagagttcactcaacctcatgtccattgagtcggtgataccatccagccgtctcatcctctgtcatccccttctcctcctgcccccaatccctctcagcatcagagtctttctcaatgagtcaactcttcgaatgaggtggccaaagtactggagtttcagctttagcatcattccttccaaagaaatcccagggctgatcttcagaatggactggctggatctccttgcagtcccagggactcaagagtcttcttcaacgccaaagttcaaaagcatcaattcttcagcgctcagctttcttcacagtcagaatgtccatcatcaaaaagtccaaaaataatacatattggATAGAGTATAGAAAAAGGAATCCCTCTACAATAttagtggggatgtaaattggtgcagtcactgtggagaacCATATgcaggtttcttaaaaaaaaaacaacaacaatgaaaaccataacaacaacaactaaaatagtgccagggtccagccccggtggatccagggaattcaaagcgggGATGGAGTCGTCGAAGAGAGATTAATTAGAAgtttaaagagagattagaaaagaatagtgtagtaggaaaattagtggagaaaagaggctgaataacttggtttacctggagaaccaataaaactctgagacaagaggtttgcactgtctacgtaggccaccgggaccacttgaatagcggagggtgccctgctttgggctccctctcgcgtgggtcttagaagccagggcaaataagcaGACCAggtgagcctccacgctccagatgggaattcagccagaaaacgaGAAAAGAcaacacgggggaaaccagtctttccaggaactggtctgtcctttattttctaggaaagcttttatactttttttgtacatagagatgcaaagtcatgcagggtcagcagccctgacccttatcgagaccagCTTTCTCTCTGCATGCCTAGCTGcatacacaggtcttaggtgatttacataatCTTCTGGTgaggaggcctattagcattttatggcccttttctgacaagggtccatcaaccagaaaacttatttgccctaaaagtgttgttcctactaaagtctggtgccactctcagaaagcactaattaaggttacatttttacatagcaagaaTACAATAATTTATagcaaggaaagaggagtacagtgatttataacaaagagaaaattcattaactcaaaagtctagtattgctaacatcaaactactatattcctatttctgcatcccaattacattgattaatatcctccaggtgccaaaagataaaggatatggaggcctggaagcagtcattaactcaacaatgaaaacccttcaccaatataagtCTTAGCTCCTtaaaaaaggctctgtatctttaagatgttttaagcttcatgcctcttgcggttggggggctgtaaacaatcatatgcatagttgtaaaagtctgagtaaacctgtcaggcaagttagagagccatcagaggggtttgagctgagacactccttttatatgtaAGAGACttttaactggagctctaagttaactttttccagagaaaggtggtcggggatagcccctgttaatgtcagaggagtcagtgaaagtcataaaataataagacagacagattctggtttgggggtagatgttcgaGAAGGCCCAGGCGAGTTTCCTTGAGGCCTGATCTCGCGTTTGCctatcaggcctcttcctcatgacctttgccatgggtgggattccccatgctggctcccagcaaaatAGAGCTAACATATAACCCCacaaccccactcctggggatATGTATGGGAGAAAagtataattggaaaaaatacatgcattttaatgttcattgcagcattatttacaaaaaccaagatgtggaagcaacctagatgtacatTGACAGTtgaatagataaagatgtggaccatatatacaatggactattactcagccataaataatactatttgcagcaacatggatgaacctcgagATTATCATTATAAAGGAAGCAAACCAGATAGAGGAGGaaacatatcatatgatattattcATACATGTAAtcttataaaaatacaaatgaatgtatttacaaaacagatatagagtcaaagatacagaaaacaaacttatgattaccaaactGGAAAGAggaaggggtaaattaggaggtcagggttaacatatacacactactgtatataaaatagataacaaaaaaGACCTACACTATAGCACAGAaccatactcaatattttgtagtaacctattaggaaaagaatctgaaaaagaatgtgtgtgtgtgtatacacatatgtatatgtgtgtgtgtgtgtaaaattgaatgactgtgctgtacacctgcaactacatgatattgtaaattggctatactttaataaaaaagaataaagtataattgaataaataaaacacaatatATCAGAGTGCATCATatatgcatgcttgctaagtcgcttcagtcatgtctgactctttgtgactctatggactgtagcctgccaggctcctttatccatggggttttccaagcaagaatactggagtggatttccatttccttctccaggggatcttctcaagccagggactgaacccatgtctcctgtattggcagacagattctcttccactgaaccacctgggaagcccccatgcaATCTTTGATTGAATTCAAAAGAATGGGTTTCACAAGATGGCTGCAAATgattactcttttaaaaatagatctaaTCAGTAAAGGCAAAAGGTAACAGTAATAAAGGATATGTGAAGTAAGATGGCAATGCATCTAAAAGGTGGTTTATTACATTTATGGATGTAGAACAGCTTTCTATGCTTGAAAAACCATGGAAGGGAGGACAAAATATAGATAGATTTGATATAGATAGTCAAATCTATCTACTCAAAATTCATAAAGTTTCACACAACCCAACACACACATTGTGTATACAAATAAGATTTAAATGTCAAATAGCAcacttgttttaaaaattgaaggaatgaaataaaaaaaagaataaaggagacTAGGGATTGATAATCCTGAGTAGTGGAAGTAGTTGCATCTTACAGCAGCTTTGGGTGAAATGGAGTCACAGAAATGGTGCCTGACACACCTGCGTGGGGTAAGGGAAGAGtggagagagggtgagatgtatgaaagagtaacatggaaacttacattaccatatgtaaaatagatggccagtggcaacctgctgtatggctcaggaaactcaaataggggctctgtatcaatctagaggaatgagatggggagagagatggagggagtttcaaaagacaggggatatatgtatgcctatggctgattcatattgaggtttgacagaaaacagcaaaaatctgtaaaacaattatccttcagtaaaaaaaaaaaagttaatttaaagaagagagagagagagaagtagcACATATCTCTATTTCCAGCAAGAAGACTTgtcaaagtatttaaaatacatcTCACTCTTCCACTTTTTCTTATGTTGGAGTACAATTCCTGGCCTTTTTTCTCAGAGATAGAAATGAAATAAGTTATGAAGGaaattatatggaaaaaaaataaagcagaaaaagtgaAAGCACTCAGACACCAATACTTAAAGCAAAGAACATCCATAGACAATTTTCAGTACAGAAAGTAAATGGCTAATAAACCCTCAGATATATCGAGTCTTCCAGGTAATAAAATCATTGCAAAGTAAAACTCTTTATCATCTTCCTGTTTGCACTATAGTAAATGCAATTTTTCCAAGTGAATACTCGGTGTGAGAGAAGACTCTATGAAATATGAATCTCAATAACTGAATTTGCAACTTACTTCTATTGATCTGGATCTTCCTAATAAAGACAGAATACCATCAAATATACCTTatgttaaagttttaaaaaataaataaaatgttctcaCCTAACAGCAAATTCTTCCTTACCTGTCTATTTTCCTACACCCATATGCggtaaaattctggaaaatttcagagtttctgtttcttcttgagtctCATCCACCAGATTTTCATTCCCAAAACTTAATAGGGAGCAGTATTTCTTGTATTGCCAAGTCTGATAGAGACTTATCactaaataaatagattaatttgCCAATCAAGCAAACAGACATGGAGATCTCATGGCTATGGGCCATCTGTTTGGATTTTCAAGTGACCTAAGGTAaataatgggacttccctggtggctcagaggttaaagcatctgcctgcaatgctggagacctgggttcaatccctgggtcgagaagattccctggagaaggaaatggcaacccactccagtattcttgcctggagaaccccatggacagaggagcctggtgggctacagtccatggtgtcgcaaagagttgcacacgactcagtgacttcacttggtTCAAGCAAATAATATTGGGTTTAATCCTCTCTGACTTTTTCCTGTAGTGTCTACCGAACTTTTATACTCACCTGGATGGAAAGGCTGACAGGAAGTTCTCCATGTGGAAGTCCAAATTTCTCCATGGATGCTTAATGAAGCATCTGGGGCTAAAGCTCTGTCTCCagacaagaaagaaggaaggagtaCCTGAGCTTACTTTAGGAATCCAAATGAAAAAACTATGTTCCCTCCAGCTCAAGGTTGAACTTGCTCACTCATTGCAGCAGTGGAGAGATTTAAAACTCTGTATATTCACTGTATATATGCTCATTTTCATTATTACTCCAACCCTGAGCACATTTCCCCATGGGGGCATGTCTGGACAGAATGGAAATTTTCTGTGCTGATTTGCTGTTCCCAAGAGATTAGTTTAGATGTCAGGTCTATCCAGTGCTTATTGCTATTCCATGAACTCTTCTGGCTTCCAAGGGTGAAACATGGATCCTTTTTAACAATCTTGATTTACAATCTTGAGTCAGATTTCTCCAAAGCTGAGCCAGAGAAGCCTGTCTTGACTAGGTCCTGTGAGTCTGAAGTATTGACTTGTGGTAGGAACACAGCTCCTGATATctcaaaaaaatgtttatttatttcttcaataaAAGAACTGTGTTCTTTTGCCATAAAATTGTCATTTAAATAATCCTTGTTTTataaggatttttaaaacataaaaggaTGCTTATGATACATCAGTCAAGAGTTTCATGCTTTTAACATAAATGAAAATTTGGCATTTGAATTTCACTTGCTATGCAAACAGGCAGATGGTAAAGGTTTTCCTTTGCAATGATTTTATTGCCTGGGATATTGGATATATTTTGGGGTTTATTAGCCATTTGACTTTCTGTATTGCAAATAAAGTCTTCTACTTATTAAAAAATTGATAATCATAAAAGACACTGTTAGATCTTTTAATGCACTATGAGGTGAGCTTAGAAACTTATATGTATTGTCTCATTCATTTGTTGCAAAAGTCCAACCAATGGGGATGGAACAATTATAAGCTTCATTCTAAATTTGCAGAATTGTGGTTCAGAAGTGTTACGTGGTTGTTCCAAAGTTATGAACTAAGTAAGGGATGCACTTAGCTTAGAATACAAAATACTTCTTAATTCTCTTGCACCAGGCCAGTGGTCTCAATCAGAGATGATTTTGTCTCCAGAGGACACTTGGGGATATAGGGAGAAATAGTTGATTTTCCCACAAGGGGAAGTGTTCCTAGACATAGTGGGTTGAATCCAAGGGTGCAGGTCAGCAAACTACAAAGTACAGGACAGCCCCCACTACAAGGAAGTATCCATCATAATGTCAACAGTGGTGAGGTTGAGAAACACGGTTCTTCACAAGACATTTCTCCCCAAATCAGTGTGTATATGAATCACTAGGTAATCTTATCATTAAATACAGATTCTGATTTGGCAGGACTAGAGTGTCCCAGAGATTCTGCATTTATAACAATCTCCCAGATGTTGTTGATGTTGCAGGTCTTGTCCTTTGGAAGAGTCTTTGAGTAACAGGACTGTGTTCCAGTGTTAGAGTCAGGTGGAAGTATTTTCCCAGGTGGCGTGAGTGGTAAACAAGattcctgtcagtgcaggagacacaagagacatggatttgatccctggctcaggaagatcccgtggaggagggcatggcaacccactccagtatgcctgaagaatcccacagacagaggagcataATGGGCTCAGTCCagggggtcccagagagtcagacatgactgaagtgatgcagcatgcatgcacatgcgcATAGGTGTTTCAGTTCTCCATCAAGAATCTTCCTTCTCACATCATGTCTCATGTAAGGTGATCAAATGCTAGACCAATATCAAATGTGGTGGTCAAATGCCATTCTGCTTCTCCCTTAACAAATTTACACACATCTCTGGAGTATTTCCCTCTGTACAGATGGCAAAACTTTTAGGCCTTGTTTCctcttatgttgttgttgttgtcatttagccactgtcttgtctgactcttttgcgaccccatggcctgtggcccatcaggttcctctgtccatgggattttgtgcaatttccttctccagtttcctcTTACATGACTAGGGAAAATCCTCCTAAGGAGTAGGTCGAGAAGTAAATCACCTGGCAGAAAACAGTTGCTCACTTCACTGCAGCTATTAtgactgtggtgtaggagaagactcttgagattcccttggatagcaaggtgatcaaacctgtcaatcctaaaagaaatcagtcctgaatattcattggaaggactgacgctgaagctgaaactccaatactttgaccacttgattcaaaggactgactcactagaaaagaccctgatgctgggcaagattgaaggtaggaagagatggggacaacggaggatgagatggttggatggcatcaccaactcgatggatgtgagtttgagtaaactctgggaattggtgatggacagggaggtctagcgtgctgtagtccatggggtcacaaagagtcagactcaactgagcaactgaacagaatatgttctaattttattggaACCACTTTATGCCTCCAAATCGAATTTTACCCACCTAATTCCATTCTCATCACTTAATTGTCAAGAATGATATCAAAAAAGCCAAAACTAAAGATAAATACATTACATAATATTCTTGTATTGATGACATTTCCCTCTTGTTACTCCAGCCTCAAGCATGTAATTTCCCCCAGTGCACTGGTCTAGACAGAAGTTCCTCTTAATGATTCTCTGTTCCCAAGAGACTAGGTCACAAATCAGGTGAATACTATTAATATCAATCCTTCTCCATGAACTCTTGTGCCATCTAGAGGTATAACCTCCTAGTACCTTATTCTACCATGAGTCCACATTTTCTCAAAAATCTAAGATGGAGGAACATGTCTTGATTAGGTCCTTCGGATCTTCAAAGCATTAACTTGTGGTGGCGACATAGTCTTATATCTGCAGAAGCAGGTTGACTAGGGATTGTTTAGCACCAGGTTCTGCATGAATGTGCAGTGCATGACAAGCAGGGGAAGCTCACCACGTCCCAGGACAAAGGGTTCTCTGCACTAGACCCTGGTCTGGTAGCGGGGCAGGGCATGCCATGCCATGCCCCAAGGGTCATGGGCGGTGGCCCGTCGGTAGGGGTGGCAGGGGACCAGCTATCTGAGGCTCCCCTGGTGCTGCCGAATCCTTCGGCCTGGGCTGGATTCTGACTTAGAGGCGTTCAGTCATAATCCCACAGATAGTAGCTTTGCCCCATTGGCTCCTCAGCCAAGCACAAACACCGAgttttagcttttgttttaaagtctatttttcccCCTAAGATAATGTTCTCCATATCtcatatttcttttactttccatatgcatgaaatatcttttccatccttttactatcattctttgtGTGACTTTAGCtctgaagtgagtttcttataAATAGCATAGAGAAGATAGaagagtcttttttctttttttttaaactcagccaCTCTATGTCTTTAACTGAAACATTTAGTCCAttggtatttaaaatattaatgataaataTATGCTTATTGACACTTTGTTATCTATTTTCCAGTATTTGTagttcttttgaaaatatttgagataatatatatgtcttctggggcttccccagtggctcagtggtaaagaaactgcctgcaatgcaggagacacgggttcaatgcctgggttgggaagatcccctggtggagggcagggcaacccactccagtatattcacctggagaatccatggctgtggtccacggggtcacaaagggtaggaCTCAGCTGAAGCAATTGAGTATGCATGTGCATATATCATCTGAGATGAAATTCTTCATAAGTAATCCATGTAGCATCATGAAATTAACCAGAATTTCAAAGTCTTTCTGCTCTTAGGCTAGGAAAAACTTTGTGGAAATAGGAAAGTGGATCATGGGGATAACTGTCTTTTCATCAGATGGAGAAGAAAGCTTCAAAAAGTGAGTGCACAGTTTATTTAAAGTgcaaaagttaaagaaacagaaattccaGGAAATGAATAGAAAAAGCAAGTTCAACATCCACAATCTAATCAAAGAATATAAGTTTTTGTTCCAAAGCTTGAGCTCTTCTTCAAGGATGCTTCTTCAAACCCAGAACAATTTCCCTTTTTATAACTGCCATGTGAATGAGTTTTTTCAGAGctctttttatgtctttgtttCTGAGACTGTAGAtgaaggggttcagcatgggtgTGACAACGGTGTACATCACAGAGGCTGTTGCACTTGAATGAGAGTTGTGGGGAGCAGTAGCAGAGCTAAGGTACACTCCTAGGCTTGAACAATAATATAAGGAGACAACTGAGAGGTGAGATGCACAGATGGAGACTGCTTTATATTTCCCCTGAGGTGACGAGATTCCATGTATGGAGAACGTTATCTTAGAGTAAGAGTAAAGGATACCAGCGAGGGGACCACCACCCAACAGCACTGCTGTAAAATACATAATGGTATCATTAAGAAGCGTATCATCACAGGCAAGCTGGACAATCTGCTTGATTTCACAGAAAAAGTGAGGGATTTCCAAATCTGTACAGAAAGACAGCCGTAACACAAGTAAGGTTTCTAACAAGGAAAGCAGGGTACTAATGATCCAAGATAGCAGAACCAAAAGTCCACAGAGTCGAGGGTTCATGATGACTGTGTAGTGCAGGGggtggcagatggccacataccggtcataggccatcacggTCAGAAGAAAATCATCCAACACTGCAAAGAGCATGTAAAAATACATCTGACTGATGCAGCCTTCATAGGATATAGCTTTTCTCTGGTTCTGTATATTTATTAACATCTTTAGGATTGTTGTGGTGGTGAAACAGATGTCTACAAAGGACAGGTTGGagaggaagaaatacatgggggtgtggaggtgggagtcTGAGCTGACAGCCAGGATGATGAGCAGGTTTCCAAACCCAGCGATCAGGTACATTAAGAGGAAAAGCCCGAAGATGAGGGGCTGCAGCTCTGGTTTCACTGATAATCCCTGAAGAAGAAATTCTGAATCTTGTGTATCATTTCCTGGTATCATGTTGTGGTGTTGATGactaggaatgaaaaaaaaat encodes:
- the LOC102183312 gene encoding olfactory receptor 7A17-like, which codes for MIPGNDTQDSEFLLQGLSVKPELQPLIFGLFLLMYLIAGFGNLLIILAVSSDSHLHTPMYFFLSNLSFVDICFTTTTILKMLINIQNQRKAISYEGCISQMYFYMLFAVLDDFLLTVMAYDRYVAICHPLHYTVIMNPRLCGLLVLLSWIISTLLSLLETLLVLRLSFCTDLEIPHFFCEIKQIVQLACDDTLLNDTIMYFTAVLLGGGPLAGILYSYSKITFSIHGISSPQGKYKAVSICASHLSVVSLYYCSSLGVYLSSATAPHNSHSSATASVMYTVVTPMLNPFIYSLRNKDIKRALKKLIHMAVIKREIVLGLKKHP